The Syngnathus scovelli strain Florida chromosome 18, RoL_Ssco_1.2, whole genome shotgun sequence genome contains a region encoding:
- the pabpn1 gene encoding polyadenylate-binding protein 2 isoform X2: MAEFGNGLAEESLLDSDPGHPELEDPGVGDEEPGLEEGEAAIEDPELEAIKARVREMEEEAEKLKELQNEVEKQMNLSPPPVGPVIMSFEEKMEADGRSIYVGNVDYGATAEELEAHFHGCGSVNRVTILCDKYTGHPKGFAYIEFADKESVRTAMALDESLFRGRQIKVGAKRTNRPGISTTDRGFSRARFRSRGGNFSSRARYYSGYTPPRGRGRAFRGRGRTSWYCPY; the protein is encoded by the exons ATGGCGGAGTTCGGCAATGGGCTGGCGGAGGAATCGCTACTAGATTCTGACCCTGGACACCCCGAGCTGGAAGACCCGGGCGTAGGCGACGAGGAGCCGGGGTTAGAGGAGGGAGAAGCGGCCATCGAAGACCCG GAGCTGGAGGCTATCAAAGCCCGTGTGAGAGAGATGGAGGAAGAGGCCGAGAAACTGAAGGAGCTGCAGAACGAGGTGGAGAAACAAATGAATCTAAGCCCACCACCAG TCGGCCCAGTCAtcatgtcatttgaggaaaaaatgGAAGCAGATGGCCGATCGATATATGTCGGAAAC GTGGACTACGGCGCCACAGCAGAGGAGCTTGAGGCACACTTCCACGGCTGTGGTTCAGTAAATAGAGTCACCATCTTGTGTGACAAATACACGGGGCATCCCAAAGG ATTTGCGTACATCGAGTTTGCCGACAAAGAGTCTGTAAGGACGGCGATGGCTCTGGATGAGTCTCTGTTTAGAGGAAGACAGATCAAG gtggGCGCAAAGAGAACAAACAGACCCGGCATCAGCACCACAGATCGCGGCTTTTCCCGGGCTCGGTTCCGATCAAGGGGAGGAAACTTCTCATCGCGCGCTCGCTACTACAGCGGCTACACACCCCCCAGAGGCAGAGGGCGGGCCTTCAG GGGCCGAGGGCGAACATCGTGGTATTGCCCTTACTAA